In Diachasmimorpha longicaudata isolate KC_UGA_2023 chromosome 7, iyDiaLong2, whole genome shotgun sequence, the following proteins share a genomic window:
- the LOC135164884 gene encoding kelch-like protein 5 isoform X1, with protein sequence MKHTDLNKGEQDLHLPKKDATTSEQSISSLMSTASSSQDENFRVPKHAENSLRCMEEYLHQQLLTDVVLIAGEKRFPAHRLVLSAGSEYFSAMFTSSLRESGQTEVELREVDPDALWALIQFCYTGCIELREDCVETLLATASLLQIDAVVKACCQFLIKQLHPSNCLGIRMFADTQGCSHLLNVAHTYTTEHFMEVMKNQEFLLLSADDVAKLIESDDLNIPSEEIVFRALISWLEHDLEIRRKDASKLLGLVRLPLLSPVFIADNIDGNEIFKDEKRAQELVMEALKYHLLPERRPLLQTCRTRPRKATVGQLLAVGGMDDNKGATSIDAFSLCDNAWKYLGSLNGRRLQFGAAVVGSRLIIAGGRDGLKTMNSVERLDFSTLKWSSLPPMNTHRHGLGVAVLGGPLYAVGGHDGWSFLQTVERWDPNTQEWSYIAPMPGPRSTVGVAVLNDKLYAVGGRDTNSCLNTVDCYDPHTNKWTSCASMSQRRGGVGVGVANGCLYALGGYDAAARGSNACRYDSVERYDPKTDTWTMVAPMSVARDAVGVCLLGDQLLAVGGYDGQQYLTLVEAYDPILNEWHQASIHYFFRLQGMSNKSTNLLFY encoded by the exons ATGAAGCATACTGACCTAAACAAAGGAGAGCAGGACTTGCATTTGCCAAAGAAAGATGCAACTACCAGTGAACAGAGTATCTCCAGCTTGATGTCCACTGCATCCTCATCGCAGGATGAAAATTTTCGTGTTCCCAAGCATGCTGAGAACAGTTTAAGGTGCATGGAGGAGTATTTGCACCAGCAACTGTTGACTGATGTCGTTCTCATTGCAG GAGAGAAACGATTTCCGGCGCATCGTCTGGTCCTCAGTGCAGGTTCCGAGTACTTCTCAGCGATGTTCACAAGTTCTCTGAGGGAATCTGGTCAGACTGAAGTGGAATTGAGGGAAGTTGATCCGGATGCATTATGGGCACTCATTCAATTCTGTTATACAG GCTGCATTGAACTTCGCGAGGACTGTGTGGAGACTCTTCTGGCGACTGCCAGCCTCCTCCAAATCGATGCTGTGGTGAAAGCCTGCTGTCAGTTTCTCATAAAACAACTGCACCCAAGCAATTGCCTCGGGATACGCATGTTCGCTGACACTCAGGGCTGCTCCCACCTATTAAACGTCGCACACACGTACACTACTGAACACTTCATGGAAGTGATGAAGAATCAAGAATTTCTGTTGCTTTCGGCAGATGATGTGGCGAAGTTGATTGAGTCGGATGATCTGAATATTCCTTCGGAGGAGATTGTATTTCGA GCATTAATTAGCTGGCTGGAGCACGACCTCGAGATCCGTCGTAAAGACGCCAGCAAGCTCTTGGGATTGGTCAGATTGCCCCTGTTATCACCTGTC TTCATAGCTGATAACATTGACGGCAACGAGATATTCAAAGACGAGAAAAGAGCTCAGGAATTGGTGATGGAAGCCCTGAAGTACCATCTGCTCCCCGAGCGACGTCCATTGCTCCAGACATGCAGGACTAGACCGAGAAAAGCAACTGTCGGACAGCTACTTGCAGTGGGGGGAATGGACGACAACAAAG GCGCCACTTCCATTGACGCTTTCTCTCTGTGTGATAATGCATGGAAATACTTGGGTAGTCTGAATGGTCGTCGTTTGCAATTCGGAGCTGCTGTTGTTGGATCGAGATTGATTATCGCTGGAGGAAGAGATGGCTTGAAAACCATGAATAGTGTGGAGAGACTGGATTTTTCTACTTTAAAGTGGAGCAGCCTGCCACCCATGAATACTCATCGTCATGGATTAG GTGTTGCAGTTCTCGGTGGACCACTCTACGCAGTTGGTGGTCACGATGGCTGGAGTTTCTTACAGACAGTAGAGAGATGGGATCCAAATACCCAGGAGTGGAGTTATATTGCTCCAATGCCCGGTCCTAGGTCCACCGTCGGCGTTGCAGTGCTAAATGACAA ATTGTATGCAGTTGGTGGAAGGGACACGAACTCGTGCCTGAACACTGTAGATTGTTACGATCCACATACGAATAAGTGGACTAGCTGTGCATCAATGTCACAGAGACGTGGTGGGGTTGGCGTTGGCGTTGCCAATGGATGTCTTTATGCACTTGGCGGATACGACGCAGCTGCTAGAGGTTCTAATGCCTGCAGATACGACAGTGTTGAGCG ATATGACCCAAAAACTGACACTTGGACGATGGTAGCACCAATGAGTGTAGCTCGAGATGCAGTGGGTGTCTGTCTCCTGGGGGATCAGTTGTTAGCAGTAGGTGGTTATGATGGGCAACAATATCTTACTCTTGTTGAAGCATACGATCCCATTCTGAATGAGTGGCACCAGGCGAgtatacattatttttttcgattgcaAGGAATGTCAAATAAATCGACAAACCTCCtgttttattga
- the LOC135164885 gene encoding uncharacterized protein LOC135164885 — MQTIVYRILISILLITTIACTKPNLKSASIPEKPEKLSSKNRHGRTTFVKAIVSNPNLSPTHILAEKLAKEALRSTRTQQTLKKLTEIRVPVDKRSIERNDHQRHHHKKRKRKKHRHRSGDRHHHHHHRNARRRRLGTQVSGNLDGTNGRADLTPKKIQVKRNDIDCIITRLTFFNPMEQPLPISDTFHPDQNYVRISRQVSNQLGKSSVRNRQGRVSNDFDKNSGFNQDMYLHPGPSINPGSQFSNIDVNSLMYPRNYNQLQFPMFANGFYPPERQPNYFPQIEAGQKGFPVSTRAARVTKHDATNGNSTTNCTTSNSEISSGGRKVEEQGNNVEHNVLPASSHPGEALASQSQVNVTGVETKQVANEILNEIIEELEDLKVDHNMNNPREGLPCKVTGSWTTTQAGVDLKITVINQTLVVTLEKMNPVMKLHNGILNTTWNVTGHVPVKRGAPFAIVATNVYVKSLATFIGACRICQGVDTIEGVWSVIKEPRGCRDLQASTSAYNDVFRRVIPTPKTKKKKNVTTR; from the exons ATGCAAACTATCGTCTATAG GATTCTCATtagtattttattaataacgACTATCGCGTGCACAAAACCGAACCTGAAGAGTGCATCGATCCCCGAAAAGCCGGAGAAGCTGAGCTCCAAGAATCGACATGGTCGCACTACCTTCGTCAAAGCGATTGTCTCCAATCCAAACCTCTCGCCAACTCATATATTAGCTGAAAAATTAGCGAAGGAAGCGTTGAGGTCCACGAGGACACAGCAGACCCTGAAGAAACTGACGGAAATTAGAGTCCCGGTGGATAAACGTAGCATAGAACGGAATGATCACCAGAGACACCACCACAAGAAACGAAAACGAAAGAAACATAGACACAGGTCTGGAGAtcgacatcatcatcatcaccataGGAATGCACGGAGACGTCGACTGGGAACACAG GTTTCAGGGAATCTCGATGGAACGAACGGAAGAGCTGATTTAACACCGAAGAAAATTCAAGTAAAACGTAATGACATCGACTGCATTATCACCAGGCTGACTTTTTTCAATCCAATGGAACAACCCTTGCCAATATCTGACACGTTTCATCCAGACCAAAATTATGTGAGGATATCTCGGCAGGTGTCAAATCAATTGGGCAAATCAAGCGTTAGAAACCGTCAAGGACGTGTAAGCAatgatttcgataaaaattcaggATTCAATCAGGATATGTATCTACACCCAGGTCCCTCGATAAACCCAGGATCACAATTCTCCAATATCGATGTAAATTCTCTGATGTATCCTCGGAATTACAACCAGCTTCAATTTCCTATGTTTGCGAATGGCTTCTATCCCCCCGAGAGACAACCAAATTACTTCCCACAAATTGAAGCGGGACAGAAGGGATTTCCTGTCAGCACACGAGCTGCTCGTGTCACTAAACATGACGCAACGAATGGAAATTCCACAACGAATTGCACAACATCGAATTCAGAAATAAGTTCCGGGGGACGAAAAGTTGAAGAACAGGGGAACAACGTGGAACACAATGTTTTGCCGGCTTCGAGTCATCCAGGAGAAGCCCTGGCATCGCAATCTCAAGTCAATGTCACGGGGGTGGAAACTAAACAAGTTGCTAATGAGATTctgaatgaaattattgaggAATTGGAGGATTTGAAAGTTGATCATAACATGAATAATCCCAGAGAAG GTTTACCCTGCAAAGTAACGGGGTCGTGGACAACAACTCAAGCAGGAGTAGATTTGAAAATTACGGTTATCAATCAAACTCTAGTTGTGACACTGGAGAAGATGAATCCTGTAATGAAACTCCATAATGGTATTTTGAATACCACATGGAATGTGACTGGTCATGTGCCTGTAAAGCGGGGAGCACCCTTTGCCATTGTTGCAACTAATGTTTATGTAAAATCATTGGCGACGTTCATTG GTGCATGTAGAATTTGCCAGGGAGTAGACACTATTGAAGGAGTATGGTCTGTAATTAAAGAGCCCCGCGGTTGTCGAGATCTCCAAGCTTCCACAAGTGCTTACAACGACGTATTTCGGAGAGTTATCCCGACTCCAAAAaccaaaaagaagaaaaacgtgACTACAAGATAG
- the LOC135164889 gene encoding protein phosphatase methylesterase 1 — protein sequence MSALQKSILKSKLPPSGLNFTTGRSCKTRALQRKRDYDPVQWTPYFTDSKDIAIGDNTFHYYTTGDEGPTLVLLHGGGYSALTWAEFTKSITSMIMCRVLAIDLRGHGDTHTTNDEDLSAETLATDVAGVIEAVTENNPVVLIGHSMGGAVAVRAAPLLKNLAAVTVIDVVEGTAMEALTSMQSFLRSRPSSFTSIPQAIEWCVRSGQIRNVQSAKISVPGQIKNTETSKLATHDIEEFLSSHHHTDDRPAVAIEREDVIREDASEEDGKDNVHQAVPVVKQPENPNSKKYAWRINLAKTEKHWTGWFKGLSSAFLDVPAPKLLLLAGIDRLDRDLTVGQMQGKFQMQVLPACGHAVHEDVPDKVAEAIATFMVRNKFAEPVSDFHRTFPAC from the exons ATGTCAGCACTCCAGAAGTCAATTTTGAAATCGAAACTTCCACCATCTGGACTGAATTTCACCACTGGGAG ATCCTGCAAGACTCGAGCTCTTCAACGAAAGCGGGATTACGATCCGGTTCAGTGGACTCCGTATTTCACTGACTCTAAGGACATTGCTATCGGAGACAATACATTTCATTATTATACCACCGGGGATGAAGGGCCAACGCTTGTTCTATTGCACGGTGGGGGATACAGTGCCCTAACGTGGGCCGAATTCACG AAATCGATTACATCGATGATTATGTGTCGAGTATTGGCGATCGATTTGAGGGGACACGGTGATACACACACAACGAATGATGAAGATTTGTCGGCGGAAACATTGGCCAC AGACGTTGCCGGGGTGATCGAGGCAGTAACAGAAAACAACCCTGTGGTCTTAATAGGCCACAGTATGGGTGGCGCAGTGGCTGTGAGAGCTGCCCCCCTTCTCAAGAATTTAGCTGCTGTTACTGTAATCGATGTTGTCGAGGGGACAGCAATGGAAGCATTGACCTCAATGCAGAGTTTCCTGAGGTCCAGACCTTCGAGTTTCACGTCGATACCACAAGCCATTGAGTGGTGCGTTCGCAGTGGTCAAATTCGAAATGTTCAGTCAGCCAAGATCTCCGTCCCCGGGCAgattaaaaatactgaaacAAGTAAACTAGCGACTCATGATATTGAAGAATTCCTGTCATCGCATCACCACACGGACGATCGTCCGGCTGTTGCGATAGAGAGAGAGGACGTAATTCGGGAAGATGCCAGTGAAGAAGATGGTAAAGACAATGTACACCAAGCGGTACCGGTGGTGAAACAACCGGAGAATCCAAACAGTAAGAAATATGCCTGGAGGATAAACCTGGCCAAGACTGAGAAACACTGGACAGGGTGGTTCAAGGGACTGTCCTCAGCGTTTCTAGATGTTCCTGCTCCAAAATTACTACTTCTCGCTGGGATTGATAGATTAGATCGAGATCTTACTGTTGGACAAATGCAGG gaaaatttcaaatgcaAGTTCTGCCAGCTTGTGGCCATGCTGTTCACGAAGATGTCCCAGATAAAGTGGCTGAAGCAATTGCCACATTTATGGTCAGGAATAAATTTGCTGAGCCAGTCTCTGATTTTCATCGCACATTTCCAGCATGTTAG
- the LOC135164884 gene encoding kelch-like protein 5 isoform X2: MKHTDLNKGEQDLHLPKKDATTSEQSISSLMSTASSSQDENFRVPKHAENSLRCMEEYLHQQLLTDVVLIAGEKRFPAHRLVLSAGSEYFSAMFTSSLRESGQTEVELREVDPDALWALIQFCYTGCIELREDCVETLLATASLLQIDAVVKACCQFLIKQLHPSNCLGIRMFADTQGCSHLLNVAHTYTTEHFMEVMKNQEFLLLSADDVAKLIESDDLNIPSEEIVFRALISWLEHDLEIRRKDASKLLGLVRLPLLSPVFIADNIDGNEIFKDEKRAQELVMEALKYHLLPERRPLLQTCRTRPRKATVGQLLAVGGMDDNKGATSIDAFSLCDNAWKYLGSLNGRRLQFGAAVVGSRLIIAGGRDGLKTMNSVERLDFSTLKWSSLPPMNTHRHGLGVAVLGGPLYAVGGHDGWSFLQTVERWDPNTQEWSYIAPMPGPRSTVGVAVLNDKLYAVGGRDTNSCLNTVDCYDPHTNKWTSCASMSQRRGGVGVGVANGCLYALGGYDAAARGSNACRYDSVERYDPKTDTWTMVAPMSVARDAVGVCLLGDQLLAVGGYDGQQYLTLVEAYDPILNEWHQVAPLRAGRAGPCVTLKDPIG, encoded by the exons ATGAAGCATACTGACCTAAACAAAGGAGAGCAGGACTTGCATTTGCCAAAGAAAGATGCAACTACCAGTGAACAGAGTATCTCCAGCTTGATGTCCACTGCATCCTCATCGCAGGATGAAAATTTTCGTGTTCCCAAGCATGCTGAGAACAGTTTAAGGTGCATGGAGGAGTATTTGCACCAGCAACTGTTGACTGATGTCGTTCTCATTGCAG GAGAGAAACGATTTCCGGCGCATCGTCTGGTCCTCAGTGCAGGTTCCGAGTACTTCTCAGCGATGTTCACAAGTTCTCTGAGGGAATCTGGTCAGACTGAAGTGGAATTGAGGGAAGTTGATCCGGATGCATTATGGGCACTCATTCAATTCTGTTATACAG GCTGCATTGAACTTCGCGAGGACTGTGTGGAGACTCTTCTGGCGACTGCCAGCCTCCTCCAAATCGATGCTGTGGTGAAAGCCTGCTGTCAGTTTCTCATAAAACAACTGCACCCAAGCAATTGCCTCGGGATACGCATGTTCGCTGACACTCAGGGCTGCTCCCACCTATTAAACGTCGCACACACGTACACTACTGAACACTTCATGGAAGTGATGAAGAATCAAGAATTTCTGTTGCTTTCGGCAGATGATGTGGCGAAGTTGATTGAGTCGGATGATCTGAATATTCCTTCGGAGGAGATTGTATTTCGA GCATTAATTAGCTGGCTGGAGCACGACCTCGAGATCCGTCGTAAAGACGCCAGCAAGCTCTTGGGATTGGTCAGATTGCCCCTGTTATCACCTGTC TTCATAGCTGATAACATTGACGGCAACGAGATATTCAAAGACGAGAAAAGAGCTCAGGAATTGGTGATGGAAGCCCTGAAGTACCATCTGCTCCCCGAGCGACGTCCATTGCTCCAGACATGCAGGACTAGACCGAGAAAAGCAACTGTCGGACAGCTACTTGCAGTGGGGGGAATGGACGACAACAAAG GCGCCACTTCCATTGACGCTTTCTCTCTGTGTGATAATGCATGGAAATACTTGGGTAGTCTGAATGGTCGTCGTTTGCAATTCGGAGCTGCTGTTGTTGGATCGAGATTGATTATCGCTGGAGGAAGAGATGGCTTGAAAACCATGAATAGTGTGGAGAGACTGGATTTTTCTACTTTAAAGTGGAGCAGCCTGCCACCCATGAATACTCATCGTCATGGATTAG GTGTTGCAGTTCTCGGTGGACCACTCTACGCAGTTGGTGGTCACGATGGCTGGAGTTTCTTACAGACAGTAGAGAGATGGGATCCAAATACCCAGGAGTGGAGTTATATTGCTCCAATGCCCGGTCCTAGGTCCACCGTCGGCGTTGCAGTGCTAAATGACAA ATTGTATGCAGTTGGTGGAAGGGACACGAACTCGTGCCTGAACACTGTAGATTGTTACGATCCACATACGAATAAGTGGACTAGCTGTGCATCAATGTCACAGAGACGTGGTGGGGTTGGCGTTGGCGTTGCCAATGGATGTCTTTATGCACTTGGCGGATACGACGCAGCTGCTAGAGGTTCTAATGCCTGCAGATACGACAGTGTTGAGCG ATATGACCCAAAAACTGACACTTGGACGATGGTAGCACCAATGAGTGTAGCTCGAGATGCAGTGGGTGTCTGTCTCCTGGGGGATCAGTTGTTAGCAGTAGGTGGTTATGATGGGCAACAATATCTTACTCTTGTTGAAGCATACGATCCCATTCTGAATGAGTGGCACCAG GTTGCACCTCTGAGGGCAGGAAGAGCTGGGCCATGTGTCACGCTAAAAGACCCCAttggctga